The Hymenobacter psoromatis genome contains a region encoding:
- a CDS encoding LPD29 domain-containing protein yields MKATSQGLAQLRKYFTDNARQVQVEGVADAVAVGYVRHYGNQFSYAVFYGKQAKPAKHYSAKDEAQAEQRIIELLTQAGKVAALKAEDRKKSRAPFHDRQEGEVTCRSYTVTGTAQLIREALKAAFPGVKFSVTSDSFANGTSVSIAYTDGPSRRQVEQVYAPLESGQYNSQEEIYEYSREATTIDSTGKLFRMSYGAKYISESRSYSPAYGFFLNSLNLCQAPTLAEQFAAFESWHRAQRYEMQTSWGENADTYTVSSTSSHGDLERFAEALTVQGYTVRLTKVGDELTLSTRSAGSTQAAPVVEPVATSDETDREYYAAEMQWLADPSQDRTDHEFEAAERSWLA; encoded by the coding sequence ATGAAAGCCACCAGCCAAGGCCTTGCTCAACTTCGCAAGTATTTCACCGATAATGCCCGGCAGGTGCAGGTAGAAGGGGTAGCCGACGCAGTAGCGGTGGGCTACGTGCGCCACTACGGCAACCAGTTTTCTTATGCTGTTTTTTATGGCAAACAGGCCAAGCCCGCCAAGCATTACAGCGCCAAGGACGAGGCCCAGGCTGAGCAGCGTATCATCGAGCTACTAACCCAGGCCGGCAAGGTGGCCGCGCTGAAGGCTGAGGACCGCAAGAAGAGCCGCGCCCCCTTCCATGACCGCCAGGAGGGCGAGGTAACTTGCCGCAGCTACACCGTCACCGGCACCGCGCAACTTATCCGCGAGGCCCTGAAAGCAGCTTTTCCAGGCGTGAAGTTCAGCGTAACCTCAGATAGCTTCGCCAACGGCACCAGCGTAAGCATTGCTTACACCGACGGGCCGAGCCGCAGGCAGGTAGAGCAAGTGTACGCTCCTTTAGAGAGTGGCCAGTACAACAGCCAGGAGGAAATTTACGAGTACAGCCGCGAGGCAACGACTATCGACAGCACCGGCAAACTCTTTCGCATGAGCTACGGGGCCAAGTACATTAGCGAGAGCCGCAGTTATTCGCCAGCTTATGGCTTTTTCCTGAACTCGCTGAACTTGTGCCAGGCCCCAACGCTGGCCGAGCAGTTCGCCGCGTTCGAGAGCTGGCACCGCGCTCAGCGTTACGAGATGCAGACGAGTTGGGGCGAGAACGCCGATACCTACACCGTAAGCAGCACCAGCAGCCACGGCGACCTAGAGCGGTTTGCCGAGGCCCTGACCGTGCAGGGCTACACCGTGCGCCTTACCAAAGTTGGCGACGAGCTGACACTGAGCACCCGTAGCGCCGGCAGCACCCAGGCCGCGCCAGTGGTTGAGCCGGTGGCCACGTCCGACGAAACCGACCGCGAGTATTACGCCGCCGAGATGCAATGGCTAGCCGACCCCAGCCAGGACCGCACCGACCACGAATTTGAGGCGGCAGAGCGTAGCTGGCTGGCATAA
- a CDS encoding type II toxin-antitoxin system HigB family toxin translates to MNVLTKEKIRRYAIEHLDVATAILELYDDMKAASWANAAEIKAFDPSATHVGNGRWVFNLLRNRYRVVVKINYSQLPAFTGQIFIRFIGTHAEYDRIADIANL, encoded by the coding sequence ATGAATGTATTGACTAAAGAAAAGATAAGAAGATATGCTATTGAGCATCTAGACGTAGCAACTGCCATTCTGGAACTCTACGACGATATGAAAGCTGCTAGTTGGGCCAATGCGGCGGAGATAAAGGCTTTTGACCCGAGCGCCACCCACGTAGGCAACGGCCGCTGGGTTTTCAATCTGCTGCGCAACCGCTACCGCGTGGTAGTCAAGATTAACTACTCGCAACTACCCGCCTTTACCGGCCAGATTTTTATCCGCTTCATCGGCACCCACGCGGAGTATGACCGCATTGCCGACATAGCGAATCTATAA
- a CDS encoding Fic family protein: MNSPEPPLDFTNPADGLLYNIVGATSQTHLDHLEKQLSIGRFTEYRFPKSNAPAPDVPAPSTPAVFNEQYARHIHSYLFQDVYPWAGETRADRNFQGQKKGDREGYLMSYAHYRQISPDLAAVSAQLSQENNLKGLDKDQFVKRAAYYMDHYNHIHAFREGNGRTVQAMFFDLGKQAGYKLDLTPEYREFNPARDTALIAESTNLRNNMGRLEGLLARLVQPRAGKEAELARHPSQARPLAEPTLAVVRIEALRELKAASQAVNIRLNELRRTKEGDPLHNALFMNLQRHVTPKPEALAQLAPALHRQVEDAAQAPAKVGNGQAQLDRFSRAIDQAALLYAGQSQQLIVIPPAPAGESRRKTVPTTEVQQIEAPKATRRRPKR, from the coding sequence ATGAATAGCCCCGAGCCGCCGCTAGACTTCACTAACCCCGCCGATGGGCTGCTTTACAACATCGTAGGGGCTACTAGCCAAACACACCTTGACCACCTAGAGAAGCAGCTTTCTATTGGCCGGTTTACCGAGTACAGGTTTCCTAAGAGCAACGCACCGGCACCCGACGTACCCGCCCCGTCGACCCCGGCCGTATTCAACGAGCAGTACGCCCGGCACATACACAGCTACTTGTTTCAAGATGTGTACCCGTGGGCCGGCGAAACCCGCGCCGACCGCAATTTTCAGGGCCAGAAGAAGGGCGACCGCGAGGGTTACCTGATGAGCTACGCGCACTACCGGCAGATTAGCCCCGACCTGGCGGCCGTATCGGCACAGCTGAGCCAGGAGAATAACCTAAAAGGGCTTGACAAAGACCAATTTGTGAAGCGGGCCGCCTACTACATGGACCACTACAACCACATTCACGCTTTCCGAGAGGGCAATGGCCGCACGGTGCAGGCGATGTTTTTTGACTTAGGCAAGCAGGCGGGCTATAAGTTGGACCTTACCCCGGAGTACCGCGAGTTCAACCCTGCCCGCGATACTGCCTTGATTGCGGAATCTACCAACCTGCGCAACAATATGGGGCGCTTGGAAGGTCTGCTGGCCCGCCTCGTGCAGCCCCGCGCTGGGAAGGAAGCCGAACTAGCCCGGCACCCGAGCCAGGCGCGGCCACTGGCTGAGCCCACGCTTGCAGTAGTCCGCATTGAGGCGCTGCGCGAGTTGAAAGCCGCCAGCCAGGCCGTGAATATTCGGTTGAACGAGCTGCGCCGGACTAAGGAGGGCGACCCGTTGCACAACGCGCTTTTCATGAACCTTCAGCGCCATGTTACCCCCAAGCCAGAAGCCCTTGCCCAGCTAGCCCCCGCGCTACACCGGCAGGTCGAGGATGCCGCGCAGGCCCCAGCTAAGGTTGGAAACGGCCAGGCGCAGCTTGACCGATTTAGCCGTGCCATCGACCAGGCTGCGCTACTATATGCTGGCCAGAGCCAGCAGCTCATCGTGATACCCCCAGCTCCGGCAGGAGAATCAAGAAGAAAGACTGTGCCGACCACGGAAGTGCAGCAGATAGAAGCCCCCAAGGCGACGCGTCGACGGCCGAAACGGTAG
- a CDS encoding ATP-dependent nuclease, with translation MPKFLSGVFCSYSSATPIISHIVIRNFRSLDECLLEPQDLTLLVGRNDAGKSNVLRALNLFFNNETEQGKSFLFTRDYCAFARERVNKAKEIIIKLTFIPPSHFKNAKPINWQKVWRIGGLHSSEINFADGGSLPSRGKLSTWLNNIQFKYVPAVKSQAYFQQLLGDLHDTLTSTIEAEIKDAGTQFIDKIRDNTTQITAATTQRLGMESIIGLPSDLKGLFTTLDFQTVKSNTSFSLDTRGDGIKSRHIPIILHFLAEQANKNKLQGSVKVSTVWGYEEPENNLELMTAFALAEEFLEYAQTIQLLATTHSPAFYSLAGREHACGYLVETTETNCSRITSLVAGTTEVDQHMGLLPLITPYIKEHAEKAIAAATSLIQAQERIEHLERPDKSTLFLEGVTDQTVLGHYLPLVPGGIPDIELHSEHSGGYNWVADMLLAWAYSRKPQQAGGLLDADRDAIACKEKIRKDVKFSTQQQNRRVKLFGFVKPPHIKEIYRAGFELPYALEELFPPAVWDYAEQHGWLQERPNWRDIIPATNAFDKSPLTQCLEKGLSENQVRYIRCCVKPEDKVKFARYVTTLLADDASHLYFLQHTATQLARDLTAFFNIPTAASSTTSPST, from the coding sequence CTGCCAAAATTCCTTAGCGGGGTTTTCTGTTCCTACTCTAGTGCGACCCCGATTATCAGCCACATAGTTATTCGCAATTTCCGTTCTCTGGACGAGTGTCTGCTAGAGCCCCAAGACTTAACACTACTAGTTGGACGCAACGACGCTGGTAAATCCAACGTGCTGCGGGCGCTGAATTTGTTCTTCAACAACGAAACTGAGCAGGGTAAAAGCTTTCTTTTTACCCGTGACTACTGCGCCTTTGCCCGAGAGCGAGTTAACAAAGCAAAGGAAATTATTATTAAACTGACGTTTATCCCACCTAGTCACTTTAAGAATGCCAAGCCTATCAATTGGCAGAAGGTTTGGCGTATAGGGGGGCTACATAGTAGTGAAATCAATTTTGCCGATGGCGGCAGTTTGCCTAGCAGGGGCAAGCTATCTACTTGGTTGAATAACATACAGTTTAAGTATGTACCGGCTGTGAAAAGCCAGGCGTATTTTCAACAGTTGCTAGGTGATTTACATGATACACTCACATCTACTATAGAGGCAGAAATCAAGGATGCTGGCACACAGTTTATTGATAAAATTCGGGATAATACAACTCAAATAACGGCGGCCACGACGCAGCGCTTGGGTATGGAAAGTATTATTGGATTGCCAAGCGACTTGAAAGGTTTGTTTACAACGCTTGATTTTCAAACCGTAAAATCCAATACTTCTTTCTCGTTAGACACACGGGGAGACGGTATTAAATCTAGACACATTCCTATTATTTTGCATTTTTTAGCTGAACAAGCTAATAAGAATAAGTTGCAAGGCTCAGTCAAGGTCAGCACCGTATGGGGCTACGAAGAGCCAGAGAACAATTTGGAGCTAATGACTGCATTTGCACTCGCCGAGGAATTTTTGGAGTATGCCCAAACTATTCAATTGTTGGCTACTACCCACTCACCCGCGTTTTACTCTTTGGCTGGTCGCGAGCACGCCTGTGGGTATTTGGTTGAAACTACTGAGACTAATTGCAGCCGGATAACATCACTCGTCGCCGGCACAACAGAGGTTGACCAGCATATGGGCTTGTTGCCTCTGATTACGCCATACATCAAAGAACACGCCGAGAAGGCTATTGCAGCTGCTACGAGCCTAATCCAAGCGCAGGAACGCATTGAACATTTGGAGCGGCCAGACAAGTCCACACTATTTTTAGAGGGTGTGACTGACCAAACTGTACTTGGCCATTACCTACCTCTGGTGCCGGGTGGCATCCCCGATATTGAATTGCATTCAGAGCACAGTGGTGGCTATAATTGGGTGGCCGATATGCTGCTGGCCTGGGCCTACTCGCGCAAGCCTCAGCAGGCAGGCGGTCTACTGGATGCTGACCGTGATGCAATAGCCTGCAAAGAGAAGATTCGCAAGGACGTAAAATTTAGCACCCAACAGCAAAATCGGCGGGTGAAGCTTTTTGGTTTCGTGAAGCCACCACATATTAAAGAAATATATCGCGCAGGCTTTGAGCTACCGTATGCCCTGGAGGAATTATTCCCACCTGCCGTATGGGATTATGCTGAGCAGCACGGCTGGCTTCAGGAACGGCCAAATTGGCGAGATATAATACCAGCAACCAACGCTTTCGACAAGTCTCCACTTACCCAGTGTCTGGAGAAAGGGTTGTCCGAAAACCAGGTGCGATACATCCGCTGCTGTGTAAAACCGGAAGATAAAGTAAAGTTTGCTCGTTATGTCACCACATTATTAGCTGATGACGCAAGCCATCTGTACTTCTTACAACACACCGCTACGCAGCTGGCCAGGGACCTGACAGCTTTTTTCAACATACCAACCGCTGCTTCATCGACTACTTCACCATCCACTTGA
- a CDS encoding recombinase family protein yields the protein MDYVLYLRASTQRQGLSGLGLEGQRLIAHRFLQPGDRILSEYIEVESGRKNNRPEMAKAIVDTRTASAILLVAEMSRLARSVYFTSKLMEEKVRFKACDIPHADEFTINILAAVAQKAAKDISDSTKRGLAAKKARGFELGNPQNFTSDSRALGRAAVQRNAREHVANKQARRLAVLLRRDGLTLAAIADELNTHGYRTRRGQLFRKSTVYRLLPRAQQEVPAPAIA from the coding sequence ATGGATTATGTACTTTACCTACGGGCCTCCACGCAGCGCCAGGGCCTGAGCGGGCTGGGCCTGGAAGGACAACGGCTGATTGCGCACCGCTTTTTGCAGCCCGGTGACCGCATCCTGTCCGAATACATCGAGGTGGAGAGCGGGCGTAAGAATAACCGGCCGGAGATGGCCAAGGCCATCGTGGACACGCGCACCGCCAGCGCCATCCTATTGGTGGCTGAAATGTCGCGTCTGGCGCGTAGCGTCTACTTCACCTCGAAGCTGATGGAGGAGAAGGTCCGCTTCAAGGCCTGCGACATTCCCCATGCCGATGAGTTCACCATCAACATCCTGGCGGCCGTGGCGCAGAAAGCGGCTAAAGATATTTCCGATAGCACAAAACGCGGGTTGGCCGCGAAGAAGGCGCGCGGCTTTGAGCTGGGTAACCCGCAGAACTTTACCAGCGACTCGCGGGCATTGGGCCGGGCGGCCGTGCAGCGCAACGCCCGGGAGCACGTGGCCAACAAGCAAGCCCGGCGGCTGGCGGTCCTGCTGCGCCGCGACGGCCTGACGCTGGCGGCCATCGCCGACGAATTGAATACCCACGGCTACCGGACCCGGCGGGGCCAGCTCTTTCGCAAGAGCACCGTCTACCGGCTGTTGCCCCGTGCGCAGCAAGAGGTACCAGCACCAGCCATCGCCTAA
- a CDS encoding Tn3 family transposase: protein MPVEFLSDEQAARYGRYQADPNAEQLTRYFYLSPADAQFLAQRRRAANKLGCAVQLGTLRFLGTFLPEPTQVPAVVVEVLAIQLGVDPAELAGYRKRPNTWHEHQPLILAHLGYQPYDVRQSFRLTRWLYAQALTSTVRPSVLVDLATAHLIAQRVVLPGVTVLARLIARVRERTGRHLYRQLHARLTGSQRTVLEALLTVPAGERLTKLELLRTPPTRVSAPALVAALHRVDQIRALGVSAIPVADLPEARLARLARQAHLVWAQTLVRMGEERRLATLLVFVQALERTATDDLLDLFDNLLTSLALRGETKRRRERLRSLKDLDQAALVLQRAVLLLLDDALPAGELRQQVLDAVGEERLRAAAATVQELATPGDDPLLEALSGSYATVRRFLPALLAGVTFEGTPAAKPLLEAWSFLQRQEAGGRGRPKWAAAPRAVVPTSWARRVFPAKAEVNVQAYTLCVLERLHQALRRREVFVPASERYADPRAELLRGVAWETARDAVARALDRSLDPAVELAHLQHQLRAAYTEVSENLAHNTALQLVQQEGTPTVVLTPLPAQAEPASLARLRAQVANALPQVELAALLLEVEAFTGFASAFTHVADGQLAAADLPLSICAVLLAQACNIGLKTVARPEVPALTLARLGWVQQNYMRVETLTAANARLVEAQAVLPLAQAWPWLKVWYKCYMPRFEVRQWFSPFLSPPVVHSLELMTGLAAADRPNLPARGWLAKKHPGPGRAVPRRVGGAASYFCSLRSQHAPRLPASSRASLRASRENRLPSPPPQPVAGSGSWRCPSETAGHDKPVVRVGVSPKGPAATGDIGRGGGEVAGVLPLEIRKEVKPPGPAGHTRSVRRERRRAGPRLPRLPPYLPGGYRCAAPARLGQRLRVPATTAGGHPGPGAPSR, encoded by the coding sequence ATGCCCGTAGAGTTTCTCAGCGACGAGCAAGCGGCCCGCTACGGGCGCTACCAAGCGGACCCGAACGCGGAACAGCTCACCCGCTACTTCTACCTCAGCCCGGCCGATGCGCAGTTTTTGGCCCAGCGCCGCCGGGCAGCTAATAAGCTGGGCTGTGCCGTTCAACTGGGGACGCTCCGGTTTCTGGGCACGTTTCTACCCGAGCCTACCCAGGTACCGGCCGTCGTGGTGGAGGTTCTGGCCATCCAGCTGGGCGTAGACCCCGCCGAACTGGCCGGCTATCGCAAGCGCCCTAACACCTGGCACGAGCACCAGCCTCTCATTCTGGCGCACCTGGGCTATCAGCCCTACGACGTCCGGCAGTCCTTCCGGCTCACCCGGTGGCTCTACGCGCAGGCCTTGACCAGCACGGTGCGGCCCAGCGTGTTGGTTGATTTGGCCACGGCGCACCTGATTGCCCAGCGGGTCGTCTTACCCGGCGTGACGGTGCTGGCCCGTCTGATTGCGCGGGTGCGCGAACGCACGGGCCGTCACCTTTACCGCCAGCTGCACGCGCGCCTCACCGGGTCCCAGCGAACGGTGCTGGAAGCGCTCCTGACCGTGCCGGCCGGGGAGCGACTTACTAAGCTAGAGCTGTTGCGTACCCCGCCGACCCGCGTTTCTGCGCCCGCCCTGGTGGCCGCCTTGCACCGCGTGGACCAGATTCGCGCGCTCGGGGTCAGTGCCATACCGGTAGCCGACTTGCCGGAAGCCCGGCTGGCGCGCCTGGCCCGCCAGGCCCACTTAGTGTGGGCGCAGACCCTGGTCCGGATGGGCGAAGAGCGCCGCCTGGCCACGCTGCTGGTCTTCGTGCAGGCGCTGGAGCGCACGGCCACGGATGACCTGCTGGACCTGTTCGACAACTTGTTGACCTCCCTGGCCCTGCGCGGGGAAACGAAGCGCCGACGCGAACGCCTCCGCTCCCTCAAGGACCTGGACCAGGCGGCATTGGTATTGCAACGAGCGGTGCTGCTGCTACTCGACGACGCCCTCCCGGCTGGGGAGCTACGCCAGCAGGTACTCGACGCCGTTGGCGAGGAGCGGTTGCGCGCCGCGGCGGCGACCGTGCAGGAGTTGGCTACGCCAGGCGATGACCCGCTGCTGGAAGCCCTGAGCGGCAGTTACGCCACGGTGCGCCGGTTTCTACCGGCTTTGCTGGCGGGCGTCACCTTCGAGGGCACTCCCGCCGCGAAGCCCCTGCTGGAAGCGTGGTCGTTTTTGCAGCGACAAGAGGCCGGCGGCCGGGGTCGCCCAAAGTGGGCAGCGGCCCCGCGCGCGGTCGTGCCCACTAGTTGGGCCCGACGGGTATTTCCGGCCAAAGCAGAAGTCAACGTCCAGGCCTACACCTTGTGCGTACTGGAGCGTCTGCACCAGGCCTTGCGCCGCCGGGAAGTGTTCGTGCCAGCCAGCGAGCGCTACGCGGACCCGCGAGCCGAACTGCTGCGCGGGGTGGCCTGGGAAACGGCGCGGGATGCGGTGGCGCGGGCCCTGGACCGCTCCCTCGACCCGGCCGTGGAACTGGCGCATCTCCAGCACCAGCTCCGGGCGGCGTACACGGAAGTGAGCGAGAACTTAGCCCATAACACGGCCCTGCAACTGGTGCAGCAGGAGGGAACGCCGACGGTCGTGCTCACCCCCTTGCCCGCGCAAGCCGAGCCCGCCAGTCTGGCGCGCCTGCGTGCGCAGGTGGCCAACGCGCTGCCCCAGGTCGAATTGGCGGCCCTGCTACTGGAAGTAGAAGCGTTTACCGGGTTCGCCAGTGCCTTTACCCATGTCGCTGATGGTCAGCTCGCCGCGGCCGACCTGCCGCTGAGTATTTGCGCCGTGCTGCTGGCGCAGGCCTGCAACATCGGCCTGAAAACGGTGGCCCGGCCCGAGGTGCCGGCCCTGACGCTGGCGCGCCTGGGGTGGGTGCAGCAAAACTACATGCGGGTGGAAACGCTCACGGCCGCCAATGCCCGGCTGGTCGAGGCGCAGGCAGTCCTTCCGCTGGCGCAGGCCTGGCCTTGGTTAAAAGTTTGGTACAAATGTTACATGCCCAGATTCGAGGTGCGACAATGGTTCAGTCCGTTTCTGTCACCTCCTGTTGTTCACTCGCTGGAGCTGATGACAGGGCTAGCTGCTGCTGATAGGCCCAATCTTCCGGCGAGAGGATGGCTTGCAAAAAAGCATCCTGGCCCAGGTCGCGCCGTTCCAAGGCGTGTCGGCGGAGCGGCCAGCTATTTTTGCTCGCTTCGAAGCCAGCACGCACCAAGGCTGCCCGCATCTTCTCGGGCAAGCCTTCGAGCCAGTCGTGAAAATCGTCTTCCGTCACCTCCCCCTCAGCCTGTTGCTGGTAGCGGTAGCTGGCGTTGCCCAAGCGAAACAGCCGGGCATGATAAGCCCGTTGTTCGGGTGGGAGTGTCGCCAAAAGGGCCAGCTGCGACTGGTGATATTGGTCGAGGGGGTGGCGAGGTTGCAGGAGTTCTTCCATTGGAAATCCGCAAAGAAGTTAAGCCGCCCGGCCCTGCCGGGCATACGCGCTCAGTACGTCGGGAGCGTCGTAGAGCAGGCCCCCGGCTTCCTCGACTTCCTCCATATCTACCTGGGGGCTATCGCTGCGCAGCACCTGCCAGACTTGGGCAAAGGCTACGCGTACCGGCGACCACCGCCGGCGGTCATCCGGGTCCAGGTGCACCGAGCAGGTGA
- a CDS encoding recombinase family protein: protein MKLGYARVSTSEQVLDLQLDALRQAGCEHLFTDTVSGMQAHKPSWAQLLAYARPGDTVVIWRLDRLGRSTKHLIDVVEDLSRRQLHLISLQDPIDTTSPGGQLVFQIFCALAEHERNVLVQRTHAGLQAARARGRQGGRPPGLAPRYQKIAPAVKELYEAGQQSTRQLMAYFEIGSRRTLYKILRFAGCQINEQPLLPKGQAVDAP, encoded by the coding sequence ATGAAACTTGGCTACGCCCGCGTCAGCACCAGCGAACAAGTGCTGGACCTGCAACTGGATGCCCTGCGCCAGGCCGGCTGCGAGCACCTGTTCACCGACACCGTTTCCGGCATGCAGGCCCATAAGCCCAGTTGGGCGCAACTGCTGGCGTACGCCCGCCCCGGCGACACCGTCGTTATCTGGCGGCTGGACCGGCTGGGCCGCTCCACCAAGCACTTAATTGACGTCGTCGAGGACTTGAGCCGCCGCCAGCTGCACCTCATCTCGCTCCAAGACCCCATCGATACGACCTCACCGGGCGGGCAACTGGTGTTCCAGATTTTCTGCGCCCTGGCCGAGCACGAGCGCAACGTGCTCGTGCAACGCACCCACGCCGGGCTCCAGGCGGCCCGCGCCCGGGGCCGACAGGGCGGCCGGCCGCCCGGCCTGGCCCCGCGCTACCAGAAAATTGCGCCGGCGGTCAAGGAACTCTACGAAGCCGGTCAGCAATCCACGCGCCAGCTCATGGCTTATTTTGAGATTGGCTCGCGCCGCACCCTCTACAAAATCCTGCGCTTTGCGGGTTGCCAGATTAATGAACAGCCACTGCTGCCGAAGGGCCAGGCAGTCGATGCGCCGTGA